Sequence from the Oncorhynchus kisutch isolate 150728-3 linkage group LG12, Okis_V2, whole genome shotgun sequence genome:
AAAATGTTTCACTGAGCAGTTGTAAGGCAGCAAAACAGGCTAAGCAAGTCAGAGTTCAATTATTTATTGCTTTCAAAGGCAACACCTGTACTTGAAATTAATTAACTACTTATGAACTATGAGccttttgactctctctctctcactctcccttgctctctcacattctctcactctctcatgctctctctctctcgctctcccttctctctcactctctcgctctctcacgttctctcactctctctcactctctcactcactctcacgctctctctcactctcacgctctctcactctctctcactctcacgctctctctctctcactctctctcactctcacgctctctcactctctctcactctctctcacacactctctctccctcccttcctccgtcTACAGACCACCCAGAGCGTGCAGCTCTCTACTTCCTGTGTGGCGTGTGCCTGGGCCTCTTCTTTACCCTCTTTGCTCTGGTCGTCCAGATCTCATGCCGCACCGACTGCCAACCCCGCCGTCGCCCCAGCACCACCACCAAGAAGCGTCCGCGGCCCTCTGACTCCTCATCCGACTCCAGAGACTCTGACTCGGACACCACGTCAGACCTGTCGGCCCGCCGCCACCGCCGTTTCGAGCGCACTCTCAACATGAATGTGTTCACATCAGCGGAGGAGCTGGAGCGTGCTCAGcggctggaggagagggagaggatcaTACGAGAGATCTGGATGAACGGTCAGCCGGACATACCCGGGACGCGCAGCCTCAACCGCTACTACTGAGGCAGGACCGTAAAGGAACCTCTACTAGATCTAGAAATGGGGGGGGGAGGCTGTGAAGGTTGGAGTGCAGTACTTGAGATGGGACGTGTAGGACCACAAATGGACCTCTGGGCTTTGGGAATGGGGCCCCATGACCTGACGGGGACCTGCGAAGGTTTGGAACCCTCTGTCTGGGTATctccctctgtcagtctgtctgtgtccatGTGGGTACTCTAGActagggctgcccaaccctcatCCTAGAGACCTACTGTCCTGTAgcttttcagtccaaccctcttcctggagacctactgtcctgttggttttcagtccaaccctcttcctggagacaAACTGTCCTGtagtaggttttcagtccaaccctcttcctggagacctactgtcctgttggttttcagtccaaccctcttcctggagacctactgtcctgttggttttcagtccaaccctcttcctggagatctactgtcctgtaggtttttcgTCCAACCTTAATTTAGCgtatctgattcagctagttaagatcttgttgagcagctaattagtagaatcaggtgtgttaaattagggttggactgaaaacctacaggacagtaggtctccaggaagagggttggactgaaaaccaacaggacagtaggtctccaggaagagggttggactgaaaaccaacaggacagtaggtctccaggaagagggttggactgaaaaccaacaggacggtagatctccaggaagagggttggtcAGCCCTGGTATAGAGTAAAGACCCCTCTGTTTTTGCAGTGAGAATAAGCTCCTCCTTCTCAGCATGGTAAGCTCGACCGGAGCCTGCCTGTCATTGGTGGAGGCTGAAGGTGGAAGGTCATTTAACTGCACAGCCTCGCATTTGACCTCCTCACACCCTTCTGAAGTGGAGGATCTTGGGATAATTAGGCTGTAAAGCCTGAAAGGTGATTTAAGGACAGTTGCTAATGTTACTCCACTGTTGCCTAGTGGATACTGAGAATTGGGCAGCTTGCTTCATGCTCACTCACCCTTCAGTATTTAAATGGGTGAATGGTTTTCGGAGAGGCATAgcacttacagtgaaatgcacaGCGTAACACTTAAGAGGGAAATGACCACGTTCAACCGACGCTGCCTTTTGAACTTTGAactcaaaatgtgtttttttttggaATTCATCTCAAACCCTTtatgaaatgtattttatataataTTTAAAGTCTTTTTTGTTattgtgtattttttttctttacagTTATTATTATGAAATATTTTTATACTGTGGCGATTGAAGCTTGTCTGGCACCTCAGGGATGCAATCCTAGGTgtatgtccaaaatggcaccctatttgttttatagtgcactacttctggctagagctctggtcaaaggtggtgcactacatagggaataggagggaatagggtgccattttggacagaaCCCCTAGTGTTTCTGTGTATAGTCGTTTCTATTTGCTTCCTAAGAAGGGGATCAGGGCCTGTATTTAGCAAGTGTCTCAagagtatgagtgctgatctaggatcaggttacccctccccctgtccatgtaatcttgttcattatgatctaaaaggctaaactgatcctagaccaggaCTCTTACTCTGAGACTTTATGAATTCAGGCCCAGTATAATGCTCTAGATGTGTcagcataaaaaaatatatatacaaaaatattaATGTAAACTCAGAGGTCAAGTGATTTAATAAGCTTGTTTTTTACATGTTATAATATTCACAGTGCAGTGCCTTACCTGGCAACAGGGATGTATATTGGTGGAAAAGAAAACCCCAGTCACCTGAGTCAACCAATCATTATGAATTTATGAAACAATCAATTCCAATCATGTTTATTTCCATGTTTCTCATGTTATGTTTCTCACGTTGTCAAactggcttgtgtgtgtgttgtccatgtTTAAATGGTGAGGCAGGTCCCAGATAATGTTGTGCTGTGTCATGCCAATGGCCATAAGACTTGATAAGACAGTaaaacagatctaggatcagctaggAAATGGCTCAAATCTATGTACATTTTTTCAAATACATTGCACTTGTTATCATGTAGgaatgtatgtacagtacagaacacaatCTCTTCAATTGTCTACCAGTGAAATAGCTTCCAAATTATTACTGTGTGCAGCAAGACTAGTGTTGTCCCTCATGGGACACCATAGGGCTATCTGTCAGGTTTATTGTGATGACCATGTTGTTAATATAAGTTATATTCATCCAGTTCTGTTGCACTGGGTTGAACTATAGGTATCATGGTTTATTATACGAAGTTTGGGATTTTCTTGACAGAGGGGAGTTGAGAATGCAGTGAATACTCTTCACTTCAACTGCAATCATTTCAATGCTTTTAtattgaaaaagctgttgcgttTCAATGGGACAAAACAATATGGCAATAGCTGGTGAGACCAAAATATGACTCCTTTGCTTGGAATAAACTGTGTTGAAAATAAGATCTTGACTCGTTGGTTGTTTTATTTTGTACCTATGTGAATCTACCACAAATATTTCATTCCCATTATTACTGTTGTGTATGATGAAGATTGCGCGCCATCTGGCGGCGAGACATGCGAATTTCGCGTATTTTCCTTGAGTGACGTTTTGTTTATATTTCCCCATGACAACTGATACTGTCCTGTTTCCTTGGTCACCTCGGCCTAATTTAAACCACAGTTACACTATAAATAATATTTAATTGCCTGATAGCTAAACCTTTATAGTTTCTGTTCAGTATTTGTCCATTATTTCTATGTTCAAAATACTTATTTGACCGTTTGAGTATTTACAAGCTATGTCGATCAACACGGGACATGGCTTGCCATTTTTGCCAGGAAACACCTTTCGGGATGTTACGGTAAGGTCATTTAGTTTCTTTTTGAGCCAGGTCAAGTAAACCTGCAACAATGTATCTGACTTTTTAATGTATCACGTTGAAAGCTACACTTGAATAGTTTGCTACAAAAGTTTCCGTCGGTGTTCGATTACAACAAAGTTATTATCCATCAGGCTCATGCTTTGGAATGTGGCTCAGGCAGTGTGAAATGACAAATGGCTATAGCATAAAAGTGCAATTTGTCCTATTTTGTCAACTAGTTAATCGAATTCTTCGCTATCTACATatgattcaagtttttttttattaGCATTACTCTGATTTACATTAGGCTACTTAACTGCAACGTGATACACATGAAACGAGCTACTGCAGAAATAAACTGCACAGGTTTTACACTGCAATTTGTATCACGTTGCAGTTAAGTAGCCTAATGTAACTCAGTCAAACAGAGTGAGGCTAATTTTTATAAAATGTAATCATTTGTAGATAGCTAACCATTTTAGCTGTCTACCTCTGCCGCTAAAGTCAACATACCAAGTATATTATTTGACTCCTCTATTTTGACGAGCATTACGGTCAAAGTAAAAGTCCAAAAACTACTTTTTTATAAAGGGTTTTGATTTCACTGCTTTTTCTGATGATTTACCTGTGAAATTCTGCTTATCCTCAATTCATAGAAACGGACTAGTTCTGGTCCAGGGCATATGGTGGATTCTTCAACTATATTCGTACGGTAGTAGTGGAGGAGAAGTGCATTATTCCAATGAACAGACCTATTAATCTCACCTAGACAACATTGATATTTTCCTGATTATCAATGCTGTACTGACCACATCCTTGATACCTCCCTTAAcacttaaaaaatgtatatatatttctgCCTAGAAGTCAGCTCACCATCGTCCTCAAACCCTGTCCTATAAGAATGGCTATGCCCTGCCGCACCGGCCCAAGGTTGGCATTGGACAAGCCCCTCTCCTGTCCAGTGAGCTGACCCAGAGTGAGATCAACCAGTTTTCCAATCAGACTGCTCTCACCTATGGGACCACCCACTACAGCCCAGCTCTGGACGTCATCCCTGCTCATGTCGCTTATGACAAGAAGGTAGGCTACAATAGTCTCAGGCTGGGGAACCATGAAATTCTATCATTATCTTCTTTTTTATCTTTTACAGAACAGTGTCCAGGCAGAGGAATACACTGATCTGTCCTCTCCCCTTGctttctccctctcatccctcttctcccctctctcctccctcgcctctcctccttttcactctctcctcccctcacccaCTCCCATTTCCTCTCTTCTAGGTGCTGCGCTTCTATGGCTACTTCCAGCAGGAGGTGCTGCACTCGCCCCAGGAGGGTTACCGCGTGCGCCCTGTGGTCCTTTACTACTACCTGGAGGACGACAGCATGTGTATCATAGAACCGGTGGTGGAGAACTCTGGGATACCACAGGTAGGCAAAGAAGATCAGAGGAGATAAGAATCTTAGCGTCCACTTAAAGTTgttaaaatctgttcatatacaccctCCGAGAAAGAATATAACACCTATAAAAAAAGATTCTGACAAGCGAGCACTTAGATATGGTAATTTTCTACTTTTTATcaattcttagaatgtttgggaattccATATACTAagacatttgtgaaaattctatagcaatatagagtgggaacaGCGGCCATATCTTTTATACTCAtcaatagacactgcagtaaatacaACCGAATAAAAACATTGTCCAGGacgagacagaagctgtttttcagtctctcgggccccgttttgatgcacctgtactgacctcgccttttggatgatagcagggtgaacaggcagtggcttgggtggttgttgtccttgattatctttttggctttccaatgacatcaggtggtgtaggtgtcctggagggaaggtagtttgcccccagtaatGCGCTGTGCAGACCGCACCTCCCTGCGGTTGTGAgtagtgcagttgccgtaccaggcagtgatacagcccgacaggatgctctcaattatgCATCTAGAAAAGTCAAATTGGCCTTTATACAAACAATCCATTTGCAcacaggcctgccatcattcactttgaactggactgtgtgtttacaggcagtagg
This genomic interval carries:
- the LOC109885588 gene encoding protein eva-1 homolog A isoform X2, translating into MNPVINSTTGSTNMALISSTLAAYNYIADHPERAALYFLCGVCLGLFFTLFALVVQISCRTDCQPRRRPSTTTKKRPRPSDSSSDSRDSDSDTTSDLSARRHRRFERTLNMNVFTSAEELERAQRLEERERIIREIWMNGQPDIPGTRSLNRYY